A single region of the Amphiura filiformis chromosome 7, Afil_fr2py, whole genome shotgun sequence genome encodes:
- the LOC140157777 gene encoding uncharacterized protein, which yields MAAGGALGNKSVAKRTKSFDVFIPIEQGTSKHVHLQILQGDITKENINAMAVFRSDTDIAEGDSLRILQAAGDGIEAEYQHAKTRGGKNVKNGVVLTGARDLEHPEHILHLLVKKDDVKLRIALALALRLAEKQCSRSIAFPHLPAVLCSKETVMTMLESFDDFTRVVCPICLHFIQVVLPNDDGFYQYAAARQNVNFDMYRYLLIEEQRSFNRRLQQCMIKFRCGCTLQRNTSKCPTSVSTHIFLSKLSHDFYHAGEIHAKLGQVHLHVHDSSDYNHTHLNVAFVDFCNVTREHQWPAMLTVSCQCQQFSDITATHLADNISIKTVGNQSLFAITIDNEPGKFPRIRSAIHRVLQYADQKGINYIIFPAGFDYGDDQIELPKATSYHWYRPKRYNIFQLLYFNAVYDFALYGQPSIQHSIHIHTTESADSNWTYETICFKGFPSSQGKEAGCFESLFTQLNMDPLFIACHLSVVKETYRVSRSRCKWVWDQCREEFYLHAKKSTNLDRFTYGRALQQIAPIKIPYDVMFSERSTSGGKSSSSDETEGGFREYKDYIDMNSYIRDSSCMRTVVRFDNAPPPPPKPSSALAQRIQLKKKKEKRGFSHLGP from the exons ATGGCAGCAGGCGGTGCACTAGGTAACAAATCAGTTGCTAAACGGACCAAAAGTTTTGATGTTTTTATCCCCATAGAGCAAGGGACGAGTAAACATGTTCACCTTCAGATTCTACAAGGTGATATCACTAAAGAAAACATTAATGCTATGGCTGTCTTCAGATCAGATACAGACATTGCAGAGGGTGATTCACTGAGGATATTACAGGCTGCTGGAGATGGTATAGAAGCTGAATATCAACATGCTAAAACTAGAGGAGGCAAGAATGTAAAAAATGGTGTTGTGTTAACCGGAGCAAGAGATTTAGAGCACCCAGAGCATATCCTACACCTATTGGTGAAGAAGGATGATGTGAAACTTAGGATAGCGCTTGCTCTTGCTCTTCGATTGGCAGAAAAGCAGTGCTCAAGATCTATCGCATTTCCCCATCTACCTGCTGTACTTTGTTCAAAGGAAACAGTCATGACTATGCTGGAATCATTTGATGACTTCACTAGAGTGGTTTGTCCAATATGTCTTCACTTTATCCAAGTAGTACTACCAAATGATGATGGGTTTTATCAATATGCAGCTGCAAGACAGAATGTTAACTTTGACATGTACAGATACCTACTGATTGAAGAACAGCGATCTTTTAATAGACGTCTCCAACAATGCATGAT AAAGTTCAGATGTGGATGTACCTTACAACGAAACACATCAAAATGCCCAACCTCTGTCAGTACGCATATCTTCCTATCGAAACTCTCGCATGATTTCTATCATGCAGGGGAAATTCATGCCAAATTGGGCCAGGTCCATCTTCATGTGCACGATTCCAGCGACTACAACCACACCCATCTGAATGTTGCATTTGTAGACTTTTGTAATGTAACCAGAGAGCATCAATGGCCAGCAATGCTTACAGTTTCCTGCCAATGCCAACAATTCTCAGATATTACAGCAACTCATCTGGCTGACAACATCTCTATCAAGACAGTAGGAAACCAAAGTCTGTTTGCAATCACCATTGATAACGAGCCAGGGAAGTTTCCTAGAATAAGATCAGCAATTCATAGAGTGCTACAATATGCAGATCAGAAAGGCATCAATTACATCATCTTTCCTGCAGGGTTTGATTATGGAGATGATCAAATTGAGTTACCAAAGGCGACGAGTTACCATTGGTATCGGCCAAAAAGGtacaatatttttcaacttcTGTACTTCAATGCTGTATATGACTTTGCTCTCTATGGTCAACCATCCATTCAACATAGCATCCATATCCACACTACAGAGTCTGCTGATAGTAACTGGACTTACGAGACTATATGTTTTAAAGGGTTTCCCTCCAGTCAAGGGAAGGAAGCAGGTTGCTTTGAATCCCTCTTCACTCAGCTGAACATGGATCCACTCTTTATAGCTTGCCACCTGAGTGTTGTGAAGGAAACTTACAGAGTCTCCAGATCCAGATGCAAGTGGGTATGGGACCAGTGCAGAGAAGAGTTCTATCTTCATGCGAAGAAATCAACCAATCTTGATCGATTCACCTATGGGCGTGCCTTGCAACAGATAGCACCAATCAAGATACCCTATGATGTGATGTTCTCAGAAAG ATCAACCTCAGGTGGCAAATCATCTTCATCGGATGAGACTGAAGGAGGTTTCAGAGAATACAAAGATTATATAGATATGAACAGCTATATCAGGGATTCATCCTGCATGAGAACAGTAGTACGGTTTGATAACGCACCACCACCTCCACCAAAACCATCATCTGCATTGGCGCAACGCATCCAATTaaagaagaaaaaggaaaaaagaggtTTTTCCCACCTGGGGCCTTAA
- the LOC140156334 gene encoding uncharacterized protein gives MDPLFIACHLSVVKETYIVSRHRWEWAQQFERFFNREEKSTKLDRFTYERGLQQIAPIKTPYDVMFSERSTSGGKSSSSDETEGGFREYKDYIDMNRYSPYTETVVRFDNTPPPPP, from the exons ATGGATCCACTCTTTATAGCTTGTCACCTGAGTGTTGTGAAGGAAACTTACATAGTCTCCAGACACAGGTGGGAATGGGCCCAGCAATTTGAACGCTTCTTTAATCGTGAGGAGAAATCAACCAAGCTAGATAGATTCACCTATGAGCGTGGCTTGCAACAGATAGCACCAATCAAGACACCCTATGATGTGATGTTCTCAGAAAG ATCAACCTCAGGTGGCAAATCATCTTCATCGGATGAGACTGAAGGAGGTTTCAGAGAATACAAAGATTATATAGATATGAACAGGTATTCACCCTACACGGAAACAGTAGTACGGTTTGATAACACACCACCACCTCCACCATAA